One region of Termitidicoccus mucosus genomic DNA includes:
- a CDS encoding TonB-dependent siderophore receptor has protein sequence MSAALSAQSVQPVAPGEEEEIIILSPFEVVEESDPYLATNAVSATRFNQPLKELPMPITVLTSEFISDIGALDIGDALEYSGATKNTTSISESVDSPSYNGVNVSLRGYTVDAVYRNGFRWSGNDDVLFIDRIEVIKGPSSVFAGTIGPGGTINVISKKPSNKPEGVASVRYGTWDRLRAELFWSAPVNESKTFKYLVGVAVEEYDGSPYDFAKSRKNVVGSAFEWRPSKKTTIAMDMQWLKVDSVPALSSVIYLDPSRTKILDHVPFAFNRHGPEAYSNFVQMGGSLSVTHSFNNDWFLKMSIFGRYTDIDQLLTDGSSVATVYQSGVRTVGIQPRSVQARNYYYVPQVNLFGQMAYWGIKHKINVGVDASFTPTQKNRQYKGANQTINMDYPEYAPFGDLTIFYQDLDVYSNDRGATINNIFTMFGNRLTLLQGYRYGTSYSRLRGLRESTVMDKAAHMPSVNIWSYGVSYVFTRQISGFFSYAESYVPQGWAFDYYGNVFDPIRGKGYNYGIKADFLSNRLAVQIQGFNIERFNIQQPDPEHPGFNIASGDEKSDGFEIGVIGRPWKNWQVVASYAYTDARVTKDPTRPQNVGTHASNRPYNQMSAWNRYNWSKGFLKGFNVGVGVTYVDERRGNPNLADLPGLKLPDYTRVDLVVGYSTKIFKNPASLTVNMGNLFDKKYYQNYDGYGPPFNVNVTLRCRF, from the coding sequence ATGAGCGCCGCATTGTCCGCGCAAAGCGTCCAGCCGGTCGCGCCCGGGGAAGAGGAGGAGATCATTATCCTCAGCCCTTTTGAGGTAGTGGAGGAGAGTGATCCTTATCTGGCGACCAACGCCGTGTCAGCCACCCGCTTCAACCAGCCCCTCAAGGAACTGCCGATGCCGATTACGGTGCTGACATCGGAGTTCATAAGCGACATCGGCGCGCTCGACATCGGCGATGCACTTGAGTACTCCGGTGCCACCAAGAATACGACTTCAATCTCGGAGTCGGTCGATTCTCCCAGCTATAACGGGGTGAATGTATCGCTTAGGGGCTATACCGTGGATGCTGTTTACAGAAACGGGTTCCGCTGGAGTGGAAATGACGATGTCCTTTTTATTGATCGCATCGAGGTGATCAAGGGACCGTCTTCCGTGTTTGCCGGTACCATCGGGCCGGGGGGAACGATCAATGTGATCAGCAAAAAACCGTCGAACAAGCCCGAGGGCGTGGCCTCCGTGCGCTACGGAACATGGGACCGACTACGGGCTGAGCTATTCTGGTCTGCTCCGGTCAACGAATCAAAGACATTCAAATACCTGGTCGGGGTCGCGGTGGAGGAGTATGATGGAAGCCCCTATGACTTCGCCAAAAGCCGGAAGAACGTGGTGGGCTCCGCCTTTGAATGGCGTCCCTCCAAAAAGACCACGATCGCGATGGACATGCAATGGCTGAAGGTGGATTCCGTGCCGGCGCTTTCATCGGTCATCTATCTGGACCCGTCCCGCACCAAGATTCTCGATCACGTCCCCTTTGCCTTCAACCGCCACGGTCCGGAAGCCTATTCCAATTTTGTCCAGATGGGCGGCAGCCTGAGCGTCACCCATTCGTTCAACAATGATTGGTTTCTGAAGATGAGCATCTTCGGGCGGTATACTGACATAGACCAGCTGCTCACCGACGGCTCCTCGGTCGCGACAGTATATCAGTCGGGTGTACGAACGGTGGGGATACAACCCCGCTCCGTGCAGGCGAGAAACTACTATTATGTGCCTCAGGTCAATCTCTTCGGACAGATGGCGTACTGGGGGATAAAACACAAGATAAACGTCGGTGTTGACGCCAGTTTCACTCCGACACAGAAAAACCGCCAGTACAAGGGTGCGAACCAGACGATCAATATGGATTATCCCGAGTATGCTCCCTTCGGTGATCTCACCATTTTTTATCAGGACCTGGATGTCTATTCCAACGACCGAGGAGCCACGATAAACAACATATTCACGATGTTTGGCAACCGCCTGACCTTGCTCCAGGGATATCGTTACGGAACCTCCTACAGCCGCCTGCGGGGACTTCGTGAATCGACTGTGATGGACAAGGCGGCGCATATGCCCTCCGTCAACATATGGAGCTACGGGGTTTCTTATGTATTCACCCGCCAGATATCGGGATTCTTCAGTTACGCGGAGTCCTACGTGCCCCAGGGCTGGGCCTTCGATTATTACGGCAACGTGTTTGATCCCATCCGTGGCAAAGGATACAACTACGGGATCAAGGCGGACTTTTTGAGCAACCGCCTGGCGGTGCAGATCCAGGGATTTAACATTGAGCGTTTTAATATACAGCAGCCCGATCCCGAGCACCCCGGGTTCAATATCGCGAGCGGTGACGAGAAATCCGACGGATTTGAAATAGGCGTGATCGGGCGTCCTTGGAAGAACTGGCAGGTGGTAGCCAGCTATGCCTACACGGATGCACGGGTGACAAAGGATCCCACACGCCCCCAGAACGTGGGTACCCACGCCTCCAATAGACCCTATAACCAGATGAGTGCGTGGAACAGGTATAACTGGTCCAAGGGGTTCTTGAAGGGGTTTAATGTGGGCGTGGGCGTCACCTACGTGGACGAACGCAGGGGCAATCCCAACCTCGCCGACCTGCCCGGCCTCAAGCTGCCCGACTACACGCGTGTCGATCTCGTGGTGGGATATTCAACCAAGATTTTCAAAAACCCCGCATCCCTCACGGTAAACATGGGCAATCTTTTTGATAAGAAGTATTATCAGAATTACGACGGTTACGGACCTCCATTCAACGTGAATGTAACCTTGCGCTGTCGTTTCTAG
- a CDS encoding IS3 family transposase: MSQRNSINPVFPVVADATCVLTAQGWLYVVALLDLYTRCIVGWAMDQTLAASLAVNALKMAVAQRRPAPALIVHSDRGSQFASAAFRGTLRANQLVASMSRKANCYDNAHMESFWSSLKYEVVYHRKFATRGEARSAIFDYIESFYNRTRLHSSLAYQSPVQFESQLYQVESP, from the coding sequence ATGAGTCAGCGCAACTCGATCAACCCCGTTTTTCCGGTCGTAGCCGACGCGACCTGCGTTCTTACCGCGCAGGGCTGGTTGTATGTGGTGGCGCTGCTCGACCTTTACACCCGCTGCATCGTTGGCTGGGCCATGGATCAGACGCTTGCCGCATCGCTGGCGGTGAACGCCCTGAAAATGGCCGTCGCGCAACGCCGCCCCGCGCCCGCGCTGATTGTGCACTCGGACCGGGGCAGCCAGTTCGCCAGCGCTGCGTTCCGCGGCACGCTCAGGGCAAACCAACTCGTGGCCTCGATGAGCCGGAAGGCCAATTGCTACGACAACGCCCATATGGAATCGTTTTGGAGCAGTCTGAAATACGAAGTGGTCTATCACCGCAAGTTTGCCACGCGCGGCGAGGCGCGCTCGGCGATCTTTGATTATATCGAATCATTTTATAATCGCACCCGGCTCCATTCGAGTCTGGCTTATCAAAGCCCCGTTCAATTCGAATCACAACTATACCAAGTCGAATCACCCTAA
- a CDS encoding DUF1016 N-terminal domain-containing protein, whose protein sequence is MSSDFASVPSAEPPHYDSLIAELNHLLETARRTSTRAINAVMTATYWKIGRCIVEYEQKGARRAAYGEELLERLAREVVSVKLRRFTKAHSRRRKVICCFCWLVLS, encoded by the coding sequence ATGAGCTCCGATTTCGCATCCGTGCCGTCCGCGGAGCCCCCGCACTACGATAGTCTGATTGCGGAGTTGAATCATCTGCTGGAGACAGCCCGCCGCACCTCTACACGCGCGATCAACGCCGTAATGACGGCGACGTACTGGAAAATCGGGCGCTGTATCGTCGAATATGAGCAGAAGGGCGCAAGACGCGCTGCCTACGGCGAGGAATTGTTGGAGCGTCTGGCACGCGAAGTAGTGTCTGTCAAGTTGCGCAGATTTACAAAAGCACATAGTCGGCGGAGGAAGGTTATATGTTGTTTTTGTTGGTTGGTTCTTTCGTGA
- a CDS encoding GH36-type glycosyl hydrolase domain-containing protein, translating into MNTLLSSSYGHFDDARREYVITRPDTPLPWLNYLGQDDFFGLCTNTAGGYSFWRDAKLRRLTRYRYNNIPMDVGGRYLYIRDAATGDVWNPGWKPVKTPLDFYECRHGIGYTRITGARRGISAEMLFFVPPGETLEIWRTTLRNTGETARRIQLFSFVEFCLFEALNDMTNYQRTYSIGEVEVDSSDGAIYHKTEYRERRNHYALFGCTHPISGYDTCRDAFVGVHNGLHEPQAVLAGAARNSIAHGWSPVGSHFIELNLQPGEAREFAFLLAYVDQGEPASENPRFTDPFVINKTKGRALMAKYKNIAAVDDAFGRLNVTWTSHLSAFQVTQSPDPIAARMANIWNQYQCMATFNLSRSASMFETGIGRGMGFRDSNQDILGFVHMLPDRARQRILDIAATQLSDGTCYHQYQPLTKKGNAEIGGDFYDDHLWLVLSTCAYIKETGDRAILDAPVGYADKPGGTENLLHHLETSIAYTMKQRGPHGLPLIGHADWNDCLNLNCFSTEPNESFQCAGDVKGSIAESAMIAGLFLYATRELTELYRWLGRAADAMRIAQHHAEMLDAVETHAWDGEWYIRAFDAAGKPVGSNVCDEGKIFIESQAWCVLGGAGAGNGRARQALESVHQHLYTPDGIILQQPAYSTYHLELGEVSSYPPGYKENAGIFCHNNTWVHLGWCQLGEGDRAFEYYLSICPAAKEARIETYRCEPYVYAQMIAGRDAATPGEAKNAWLTGTAAWTFVTVSQGIFGLQPGYDGLRLDPCIPRSWPGFSVTRRYRGATYHITVKNPGARSKGIESLKIDGRKISGNVIPIAVPGSTVKIEAEIS; encoded by the coding sequence ATGAATACGCTTCTCTCTTCTTCCTACGGCCATTTTGACGACGCGCGCCGCGAATATGTCATCACGCGTCCCGACACGCCGCTGCCCTGGCTCAACTACCTCGGGCAGGATGACTTTTTCGGACTGTGCACCAACACTGCCGGCGGCTATTCGTTCTGGCGCGACGCCAAGCTGCGCCGCCTCACCCGCTACCGTTACAATAATATCCCCATGGATGTCGGCGGACGCTATCTCTACATCCGCGACGCCGCGACCGGCGATGTGTGGAATCCCGGATGGAAGCCCGTCAAAACCCCGCTCGACTTCTACGAGTGTCGCCACGGCATCGGCTACACGCGCATCACCGGCGCGCGTCGAGGCATCTCCGCCGAGATGCTTTTCTTCGTCCCTCCGGGGGAAACCCTCGAAATCTGGCGCACCACCCTCCGCAACACCGGTGAAACCGCCCGCCGCATCCAGCTCTTCTCCTTCGTCGAGTTCTGCCTGTTCGAGGCGCTCAATGACATGACCAATTACCAGCGCACCTATTCCATCGGCGAAGTGGAGGTCGATTCCTCCGACGGCGCCATCTACCACAAAACAGAATACCGCGAACGCCGCAACCATTACGCGCTCTTCGGCTGCACGCATCCCATTTCCGGATACGACACCTGCCGCGACGCCTTTGTCGGCGTGCACAACGGCCTCCACGAACCGCAGGCCGTCCTTGCCGGGGCCGCCCGCAACAGCATCGCGCACGGCTGGAGCCCGGTCGGCTCGCACTTCATCGAACTCAATCTCCAGCCCGGCGAGGCGCGCGAATTCGCCTTCCTCCTCGCCTATGTTGACCAAGGCGAGCCCGCGTCCGAAAATCCTAGGTTCACCGACCCCTTTGTCATCAACAAAACCAAGGGCCGCGCCCTCATGGCGAAATACAAGAATATCGCCGCGGTTGATGACGCCTTTGGCCGGCTCAACGTCACTTGGACCTCGCACCTCTCCGCCTTTCAGGTCACGCAGAGCCCCGATCCCATCGCCGCCCGCATGGCCAACATCTGGAACCAATACCAGTGTATGGCCACCTTCAACCTCTCGCGGTCCGCGAGCATGTTCGAGACCGGCATCGGACGCGGCATGGGTTTCCGCGACAGCAACCAAGACATTCTAGGCTTCGTGCACATGCTGCCCGATCGCGCGCGCCAGCGCATCCTCGACATCGCCGCCACCCAGCTTTCCGACGGAACCTGTTATCACCAGTATCAACCTCTCACTAAAAAGGGAAATGCCGAGATCGGCGGCGATTTTTACGACGACCACCTCTGGCTTGTCCTGAGCACCTGCGCCTACATCAAGGAGACCGGCGACCGCGCCATCCTCGACGCCCCCGTGGGCTACGCCGACAAACCCGGCGGCACGGAAAACCTCCTCCACCATCTCGAAACCAGCATCGCCTACACGATGAAACAACGCGGTCCGCACGGCCTGCCGCTCATCGGCCATGCCGACTGGAACGACTGCCTTAACCTCAATTGCTTTTCCACCGAGCCGAACGAATCCTTCCAATGCGCGGGCGACGTGAAAGGCTCCATCGCCGAGTCCGCCATGATCGCGGGATTGTTTCTCTACGCCACGCGCGAGTTGACGGAACTTTACCGCTGGCTTGGCCGTGCCGCTGACGCCATGCGCATCGCGCAACACCATGCCGAAATGCTCGACGCAGTCGAGACGCACGCTTGGGATGGCGAATGGTACATCCGCGCCTTCGACGCCGCCGGCAAACCTGTTGGTTCCAATGTCTGCGATGAAGGCAAAATCTTTATCGAAAGCCAGGCATGGTGTGTCCTCGGCGGCGCGGGGGCCGGCAATGGCCGCGCCCGGCAGGCGCTCGAAAGCGTGCACCAACACCTTTACACGCCCGACGGCATCATCCTGCAACAACCCGCCTACTCGACCTACCATCTTGAACTCGGCGAGGTCTCCAGCTACCCGCCCGGTTACAAGGAAAACGCCGGCATCTTCTGCCACAACAACACCTGGGTGCACCTCGGCTGGTGCCAGCTCGGCGAGGGTGACCGCGCGTTTGAATATTATCTCAGCATCTGCCCCGCCGCGAAGGAAGCGCGGATCGAGACTTACCGCTGCGAACCCTACGTCTATGCACAGATGATCGCGGGCCGTGACGCCGCCACGCCCGGCGAGGCCAAGAATGCCTGGCTGACCGGCACCGCCGCCTGGACATTTGTCACCGTTTCCCAAGGCATTTTCGGCCTCCAGCCCGGCTACGACGGCTTGCGCCTCGACCCATGCATCCCGCGAAGCTGGCCCGGCTTTAGCGTCACCCGCCGGTATCGCGGCGCGACTTATCATATCACGGTGAAAAACCCGGGCGCGCGTAGCAAAGGCATCGAGAGTCTGAAGATCGACGGACGGAAAATCTCCGGCAACGTCATCCCCATTGCGGTGCCCGGCTCCACTGTGAAAATCGAAGCAGAAATAAGTTAA
- a CDS encoding sugar MFS transporter yields MTNPATSAASATCPPSESQTCRGPFAVMTVLFFMWGFMTVWNDILIPHFKDAFTLTYFQAMLVQFAFFGAYAFGSSLYILATLLWGDPINRIGYKNAVIIGLLTAAFGSALFYPAATAVSYPLFLGALFVVGIGFALLQIAANPYVTILGPERTASSRLNLSQAFNSFGTTIGPLVAGWLVFKVFASPGAHGAGAVKIPYLCCAAIFVIIAILFKCARLPAFTNHDKIERGLGVLRRPHVTLGILAIFMYVGAEVAVGSAIVSFLGSPALGALPPGEASRYLSIFWGGLMIGRFMAAFSLSEMGMALKRGMMLAVPVVAFIVLWATWGGEAALNAGVLLIMVTVIFLATSSSPQRLLAACAAVNIILLVTAMTAGGGIGRWAVLGVGLFCSAMWGNIFSLAIAGLGALKSQASSFLVMAIAGGALLPPLQGLLADHAGIGISFTVPMVAFAYVAFYGLYGYRAGARH; encoded by the coding sequence ATGACAAATCCCGCCACTTCTGCCGCCTCCGCCACCTGCCCGCCGTCGGAATCACAAACCTGCCGCGGCCCGTTCGCCGTCATGACGGTGCTGTTTTTCATGTGGGGCTTCATGACGGTGTGGAACGACATCCTCATCCCTCATTTCAAGGATGCGTTCACGCTCACGTATTTTCAGGCCATGCTGGTGCAGTTTGCGTTTTTCGGCGCATATGCGTTCGGGTCTTCTTTGTATATACTGGCGACGCTGCTCTGGGGCGATCCCATCAACCGCATCGGTTATAAAAACGCCGTCATCATCGGCCTGCTCACGGCCGCGTTCGGCAGCGCGTTGTTTTATCCGGCGGCGACGGCGGTTTCCTATCCGCTGTTTCTCGGCGCGTTGTTCGTGGTCGGCATCGGGTTTGCCCTGCTGCAAATTGCGGCCAACCCCTATGTCACGATTCTCGGCCCCGAGCGCACCGCGTCGAGCCGCCTTAATCTCTCGCAGGCCTTCAATTCCTTCGGCACCACCATCGGGCCGCTGGTTGCGGGCTGGCTGGTCTTCAAGGTCTTCGCCAGCCCTGGCGCGCACGGCGCCGGCGCGGTGAAAATTCCCTACCTGTGCTGCGCCGCGATTTTTGTAATAATCGCAATATTATTCAAATGCGCGCGCCTGCCCGCCTTCACCAACCATGATAAAATCGAACGCGGGCTTGGAGTGCTGCGTCGCCCTCATGTTACGCTCGGCATCCTGGCCATATTCATGTATGTCGGCGCGGAAGTCGCGGTGGGCAGCGCGATTGTGAGCTTTCTCGGCTCGCCCGCGCTTGGCGCGCTGCCGCCCGGCGAGGCCAGTCGCTATCTGTCGATATTCTGGGGCGGCTTGATGATCGGGCGCTTTATGGCGGCGTTTTCGTTGAGCGAGATGGGCATGGCGTTGAAGCGCGGCATGATGCTGGCGGTGCCGGTGGTCGCGTTCATTGTATTGTGGGCTACGTGGGGTGGTGAGGCGGCGCTGAATGCCGGGGTGTTATTGATTATGGTGACGGTCATATTCCTTGCCACCTCGTCCTCGCCTCAGCGCTTGCTCGCCGCGTGTGCCGCGGTTAATATAATTTTGCTCGTCACCGCCATGACCGCGGGCGGCGGCATCGGCAGGTGGGCCGTCCTCGGCGTCGGATTGTTCTGCTCGGCGATGTGGGGCAACATCTTCTCGCTGGCCATCGCCGGGCTCGGCGCGCTCAAGAGCCAGGCGTCGTCATTCCTCGTGATGGCCATCGCCGGCGGCGCGCTGCTCCCGCCGTTGCAGGGTCTCCTGGCCGACCACGCCGGCATCGGTATTTCCTTCACCGTGCCGATGGTCGCTTTCGCCTATGTCGCCTTTTACGGACTGTATGGATATCGTGCCGGTGCCCGGCATTAA
- a CDS encoding TorF family putative porin, giving the protein MKKTALLLSALLGVSSLFAQDNPFKVSYDFMYANDHVFRGLEQAGNSLQPSIEVTVENIYAGFWTNLPVTKEENDEIDIYVGCKKQLTDHLAVDLLGTYYWYPEAGGGQTKDSYELGLGLSYGIGGFSISIYGYYDFRLESATVQASAGYSLPIKFGRFGASLDFNVFAGTVSARDWTPDDNRVVWDTGANRMAGSYKAKESYNYYGANLTLPYRLNDKALLHAGLHYATNDGIEWTDNKLWFTLGITLGF; this is encoded by the coding sequence ATGAAGAAAACCGCCCTTCTGTTATCAGCCCTTCTCGGTGTGTCCTCGCTTTTCGCGCAGGACAATCCGTTCAAAGTGTCGTATGATTTCATGTATGCCAACGACCATGTGTTCCGCGGACTCGAACAGGCTGGCAATAGTCTCCAGCCCTCGATTGAAGTCACGGTCGAGAATATCTATGCGGGCTTCTGGACGAACCTGCCGGTCACCAAGGAGGAAAACGACGAGATTGATATCTATGTCGGCTGCAAGAAACAGCTCACCGACCACCTGGCGGTCGATCTGCTTGGCACGTATTACTGGTATCCCGAGGCCGGCGGCGGGCAGACAAAGGACTCTTACGAACTGGGTCTGGGCCTGAGTTACGGAATTGGCGGTTTCTCCATTAGCATTTATGGCTATTATGATTTTCGCCTTGAGTCGGCCACGGTTCAGGCTTCTGCCGGATATAGCCTCCCGATTAAATTCGGACGCTTTGGTGCATCACTCGATTTCAATGTCTTTGCCGGCACTGTTTCCGCCCGCGACTGGACGCCCGATGACAACCGGGTGGTCTGGGACACCGGCGCCAACCGCATGGCTGGCAGCTATAAAGCAAAGGAGTCCTACAACTACTACGGCGCCAACCTCACGCTCCCGTATCGACTCAACGACAAGGCACTGCTCCACGCCGGCCTTCACTATGCCACCAACGACGGCATCGAATGGACCGATAACAAACTCTGGTTTACTCTCGGCATCACGCTCGGGTTCTGA
- a CDS encoding glycoside hydrolase family 2 protein has protein sequence MISFRFVWFSLVFLTGTASATAMSDAIPNVYAQTRLSLNGKWRVIVDPYDTGFYNYRRIPYDQSDPIKGGYALDLKARTPSDLVEYNFSTSQTLLVPRDWNTQDDKLFYYEGSVWYQREFSYRPTSPDSRLFVYFGAANYRADVYLNGRRLGTHIGGFTPFNFEITGRLKDGPNSLVVRVNNTRLKEGVPTDSTDWWNYGGLTRDVFVVEMPATYVATHDIQLARGVPDRIAISIRLDGSAASSTPVTVSIPGLAFEARLTPGADGAARGEFPVAAGKLRRWSPESPKLYDVTIAAGDALVTERIGFRTVETRGPDILLNGEPVFLRGISIHEENPLRGGRAWSEEDARLLLGWARELGCNFARLAHYPHNEHMARVADELGIMLWEEIPVYWTIQWENPDTLANARRQLAELVHRDRNRASVIIWSVANETPVNDARTRFLGTLVADVRALDPTRLVSAAMEPHHEEHAPDTRIIDDPLGALTDIISFNQYIGWYDGLPEKCDRIRWDIRYDKPVFISEFGGGALEGFHAAPDVRYSEEFQEELYRRTLPMLERIPAWRGATPWILADFRSPRRPLPGIKDGWNRKGLIGESGAKKKAWFVLRDYYEKKAGE, from the coding sequence ATGATTTCCTTTCGTTTCGTGTGGTTCTCCCTCGTTTTTCTAACTGGCACCGCCTCCGCCACTGCCATGTCCGACGCCATCCCGAATGTTTACGCCCAAACCCGCCTGAGCCTGAACGGGAAATGGCGCGTCATCGTCGATCCCTACGACACCGGTTTCTACAACTACCGCCGCATTCCCTACGACCAGAGCGACCCCATCAAGGGCGGCTACGCCCTCGACCTGAAGGCGCGCACGCCCTCCGACCTCGTCGAGTATAATTTTTCCACCAGCCAGACACTCCTCGTTCCGCGCGACTGGAACACGCAGGACGACAAGCTTTTTTATTACGAAGGCAGTGTGTGGTATCAGCGCGAGTTTTCATACCGGCCCACCTCTCCGGATTCGCGTTTGTTTGTCTATTTCGGCGCCGCGAATTATCGGGCCGATGTGTATCTGAACGGACGTCGGCTCGGCACGCACATCGGCGGCTTCACCCCCTTTAATTTCGAAATCACCGGCCGGCTCAAGGACGGCCCCAATTCGCTTGTCGTTCGCGTCAACAACACCCGGCTCAAGGAGGGCGTGCCCACCGACTCCACCGACTGGTGGAACTACGGCGGCCTCACGCGCGACGTGTTTGTCGTGGAAATGCCGGCGACCTACGTCGCGACCCACGACATCCAACTCGCCCGCGGTGTGCCCGACCGCATCGCCATCAGCATCCGCCTCGACGGCTCCGCCGCCTCCTCCACGCCCGTCACCGTTTCCATCCCCGGGCTCGCCTTCGAAGCGCGGCTCACGCCTGGCGCGGACGGCGCGGCGCGCGGCGAGTTTCCCGTCGCCGCCGGCAAGCTCCGGCGCTGGTCGCCCGAGTCGCCGAAACTCTACGACGTGACCATCGCCGCCGGCGACGCGCTCGTCACCGAGCGCATCGGCTTCCGCACCGTCGAGACGCGCGGCCCCGACATTCTGTTGAACGGGGAGCCCGTGTTTTTGCGCGGCATCAGCATTCACGAGGAAAATCCCTTGCGCGGCGGCCGCGCCTGGTCGGAGGAGGACGCGCGACTGCTGCTCGGTTGGGCGCGCGAGCTCGGCTGCAATTTCGCCCGCCTCGCCCATTACCCGCACAACGAGCATATGGCCCGCGTGGCCGACGAACTCGGCATCATGCTATGGGAGGAGATTCCCGTTTACTGGACGATCCAGTGGGAAAATCCGGATACGCTCGCCAACGCCCGCCGCCAGCTCGCCGAGCTCGTTCACCGCGACCGCAACCGCGCCAGCGTCATCATCTGGTCGGTCGCCAACGAGACTCCGGTCAACGATGCCCGCACGCGTTTCCTCGGCACGCTCGTCGCCGACGTCCGCGCGCTTGATCCCACCCGGCTCGTTTCCGCCGCCATGGAACCGCACCACGAGGAGCACGCCCCCGACACCCGCATCATCGACGACCCGCTCGGGGCGCTGACTGACATCATTTCCTTCAACCAATACATCGGCTGGTATGACGGGCTGCCCGAAAAGTGCGACCGCATCCGCTGGGACATCCGCTACGACAAGCCCGTTTTTATCAGCGAATTTGGCGGCGGCGCGCTTGAGGGTTTTCATGCCGCGCCCGACGTGCGCTACAGCGAGGAATTTCAGGAGGAACTCTACCGCCGCACCCTGCCCATGCTGGAGCGCATCCCCGCCTGGCGCGGCGCCACGCCGTGGATACTGGCCGATTTCCGCTCCCCGCGCCGTCCGCTTCCCGGCATCAAGGATGGCTGGAACCGCAAAGGCCTGATCGGCGAATCCGGCGCGAAGAAAAAGGCTTGGTTCGTCCTGCGCGATTATTACGAGAAAAAGGCCGGGGAATGA